The stretch of DNA CCGGGCCGGCAGCGATACCCTCTACCCCACCGCAGAACTGCCGGTGGTGCGGGGGCTGCGCGGGGAGACGGCCTACACCGACGACCTTGAAATTGACCGGGGCGATCGCCGTGTCCCCCTGGAGGTACACACGATTCCGGTCTTCAATGGCCAGGGGCAGGTGCTCTACGCCATCAACACGTTTCAGGATATTTCTGAGCGGCGGCAGGCCGAGCGGTTGCGGGCCAACTACCAGCAGGAGCTGGAACGCCAGGTGGCCGAGCAAACCGCTTCCCTGGCCGCCAGTGAGACCACCAAGCAGGCGCTGATTAACGCCATTCCCGATCTGCTGATGCGGCTGGGCTGCGACGGCCGCCCCAGGGAGATCTACAACCTGGAGGCGCTCAACTGGATAGGGGACAAGGCCCAGATCCATACCATTCCCATGTATGTCAACTTGCCCGCCGCCATTGCCCAGGAGCGCCAGCGCTGCGTGGAGGAGGCCCTGTCCACTGGCATCATTCAGCAGCATGAGTACGAACTTTCCCAGGCGGGCCACACCTTCTATGAAGAGGCCAGGATTATCCCGGTTACTCAGGATGAGGTGCTGGTGGTGATCCGCGATATCAGCGATCGCCACAAGGTCGACCGGCTCAAAGATGAATTTATTTCCATTGTCAGCCACGAGCTGCGCACGCCCCTGACGGCCATTCGCGGAGCGCTCGGCATCTTGGAGGCGGGGGTGCTGCAAGACCGGCCCCACAAGACCCAGCAAATGCTGCAGATGGCCCTCAACAACAGCGAGCGGCTGATTCGGTTGGTCAACGATATTCTGGACCTGGAGCGGCTCACCTCAGGCAGCGTGGCTCCCAGGCTGGAGCCCTGCTCCATGGCCGATCTGATGGCGCTGGCGGTGAACGGGGTAGAATCGATCGCCCTGGAGGCGGGCGTGACCCTCCAGGTTGGGCCTACCGAGGCGATTGTGATGGCAGCCCCAGATGCCATTGTGCAAACGCTGACCAATTTGCTCAGCAATGCGATCAAATTTTCCGGCACGGGTAGTAAAATTTACCTGTCTGCAGAAATCACCACTGGCTCAGGCCTAGAGGATAATTCAAACCGCCTTGCTCCGGTGCTGCGGGTGGCGGTTCAAGATCAGGGACGAGGCATTCCAGCGGATCGCCTGCAGCTGATTTTTGAACGATTTCAACAGGTCGATGTGTCCGACTCACGCCAGCGGGGCGGCACAGGGCTGGGCTTAGCGATCTGCAAACAGATTGTGAAGCAGCATGGGGGCGACATTTGGGCCGAAAGTACGCTGGGCCAGGGCAGTACGTTTTACTTTACGCTGCCGCTTCGGGGTGTATGAGCAAGCGGATTTTAGTCATTGATGACGAGTTGGACATTCGGGAGGTGGTTTGCCTGTCGCTTGAGGAGTTTGGCGGCTGGCAAACCGATAGCGCTGGCTCGGGCCTAGAGGGGATCGAGAAGGCGATCGCAGAGCCCTGGGATGCGATTTTGCTGGATGTGTCCATGCCTGACCTGGACGGGTTTGCCGTGTACAGTCAGCTCCAGGCTAACCCCAAGGCCCGCACGATCCCGGTGATTTTGTTGACGGCGAAAGTACTCACCAGCGATTTTGAGCGCCTGGCAACTCTGGGGGTCGCTGGCGTCATCCCAAAACCCTTTAACCCCGTTACGGTATGGCAACAGGTAGCCCAGATTGTCAACTGGGCCACCTGAACAAATCAGGAGAACAAACCCCAGAGGCAGGTCGATTCTGGGGCACGGGAGGCTGATTGATTCCAGTCCCTAGGCGGGGGTGATCATGAGGACCAGAGCCTTTTTGTCGAGCGCCTGGACTTTGCCGGCATCGCCAATGTCCTTGACAATTCTGTCGAGCAGCTCGCCAGCGCGATCGCGGTGCTGGTGCTCCCGACCCCGCAAACGGACCAAAAACTTAACCGAGTCTCCCTTTGAGAGCCACTCGACCGAGCGCCGAATCCGGAGTTGATAGTCAGACTCGCCCACGTTGGGGCGCAGCTTGACTTCTTTCAAAGACGGCTTAGAGCTTTGCTTCTGCCGCTTACTCTGCTGGTACTGAAGCTTGCCGT from Leptolyngbya sp. KIOST-1 encodes:
- a CDS encoding ATP-binding protein; the encoded protein is MPATQPTSIREVEALRQGFDLMVGQLTASFQNLKDRENTLATFLNSVPLALSVHDQTGQILFLNAKGKELLVRGIALANTDQLAETYQLFRAGSDTLYPTAELPVVRGLRGETAYTDDLEIDRGDRRVPLEVHTIPVFNGQGQVLYAINTFQDISERRQAERLRANYQQELERQVAEQTASLAASETTKQALINAIPDLLMRLGCDGRPREIYNLEALNWIGDKAQIHTIPMYVNLPAAIAQERQRCVEEALSTGIIQQHEYELSQAGHTFYEEARIIPVTQDEVLVVIRDISDRHKVDRLKDEFISIVSHELRTPLTAIRGALGILEAGVLQDRPHKTQQMLQMALNNSERLIRLVNDILDLERLTSGSVAPRLEPCSMADLMALAVNGVESIALEAGVTLQVGPTEAIVMAAPDAIVQTLTNLLSNAIKFSGTGSKIYLSAEITTGSGLEDNSNRLAPVLRVAVQDQGRGIPADRLQLIFERFQQVDVSDSRQRGGTGLGLAICKQIVKQHGGDIWAESTLGQGSTFYFTLPLRGV
- a CDS encoding response regulator yields the protein MSKRILVIDDELDIREVVCLSLEEFGGWQTDSAGSGLEGIEKAIAEPWDAILLDVSMPDLDGFAVYSQLQANPKARTIPVILLTAKVLTSDFERLATLGVAGVIPKPFNPVTVWQQVAQIVNWAT
- the infC gene encoding translation initiation factor IF-3; the protein is MSKTQLVNRQIRSPQVFLIDHENQNRGLMDTRDALTLAEDAGLDLVVVSNGKDAPVAKILDYGKLQYQQSKRQKQSSKPSLKEVKLRPNVGESDYQLRIRRSVEWLSKGDSVKFLVRLRGREHQHRDRAGELLDRIVKDIGDAGKVQALDKKALVLMITPA